The Halanaerobiaceae bacterium ANBcell28 genome contains the following window.
AGAAAAATTAGGCATAAGCGCAAGGGAAGTTATTGAGAGACTTAAAATATTAAAGGATTCATCTTATATTCGAAGATTAGGAGGAATTTTTAGTTCAAAAAAATTAGGATATATTAGTACTTTAGTGGCTGTAAAGGTGGCTGATGAGGAATTTTATAATGTAGCAGAAAAGATTAACCAATATCCAGGGGTAACTCACAATTATCGACGTAATCACAAATTTAATCTTTGGTTTACCTTAATTGCTTCCAATCAAGAAAGTTTAGATAAACAGTTATCCGAAATTGAAAAAATTGAAGGTATAGAAGTATTAAGAAACTTGCCGGCAAAAGAATTCTTTAAATTGGGAGTTAAACTGAATTTAGCTAAGGAGGTTCATGATGAATCTAGAGCTTAGTCAATTGGATAAAAGAATCATTAAAGCAGTTCAGGATGACCTACCTTTAATTGAACGCCCCTATAAAAAGCTGGCTGATGATTTAGGAATAAGTGAAGAGGAACTATTATTAAGATTAAATATATTAAAAGACAAAGGTATATTACGACGTATGGGTGCTATCTTATATCATCGCAAAGCCGGCTATAAATATAATGGCATGGGTGCCTGGATAGTGCCTGCTAATCGTATAGAAGAATTAGCTAGTTTAGTGCTTGACTATCAAGAAATAAGTCATGTTTATGAACGTGTTACCTATCCTGATTGGCCTTATAATTTTTTTACTATGATTCATGGACAAAGTAAATTAGAGGTTGAAGGTATTGCTCAGGAGATTTCACTTAAAACCGGAATTAAGGATTATAGGATATTATATAGTACTGAAGAGTTAAAAAAGACCAGCATGAGATACTTCTTTGAAAGTTAATCTAAATGGTTATTCTCCTTATTAGTTAGTGAAATATGCCTGAATATTTTGCTATTACTTCATTCATGAAAAAGTCTAATTCTACTCCAGAGCACTACTGTTTTGACATTAATGTAGCCAGTTAGCTCCTTCAATCAAAAAGCAACAAAATCTAAACTCACTTCACTACGTTACGTTCAAACAAAGATTTTGTAACCCAAGCTTCTTTCAATCAGTCGTAACTGGAGACTTTTTAAATGTCATTCAGTTAATATCAAAGTATTCTATGAAAAATACTAAAGGTTATGGAGATGATTCATTTAAATTAATATAGGATAATTACTTTAGATTAATTTTTAAATGTGCAAGAAAGGGGAGATATTATCTATTATCCGTTATTTATTAATATAGAAGAAAAACCCTGTTTAATTGTTGGGGCAGGTAAGATTGCCCTGAAAAAAGCAAAAAAATTAATGGAATATGGAGCAGAGGTAGAAATTTTAAGTTCAGATATAGATGAGGACTTTTATCAAATAATTCCAGATGAAAAGCTGATAAAAAAAGATTATCAAAAAAAATATATTAAGAATAAGTTTATGGTCATTGCAGCCACTGATGATTATCAGCTTAATAAAAAAATCGCTGCTGATGCCAAAGAAGAAGGTGCTCTTTTTAATGCTGTTGATCAAATAGAATTATGTCAATTTATTGTACCAGCTATCGTGAATCGAAAGGACCTACAAATAGCTATTTCTACATCTGGGAAAAGCCCTGCCCTGGCTGGTATTATCAGAAGAGAACTAGAAAGTACTTTTGGTAGCGAATATGAAGATTATCTAAAAGAATTAGGAGTACTAAGAGAATATATAAAAGATAAAGTTAAAGACCCTAAGTTGAGAAAAGACTTGTTAATAAAAATGGCAGAACTTGTATATGAAAGGGGAAGTAAAAATGCTGAATCGTCCCAGGAGATTAAGGACTAATAAGGGAATTAGGTCTTTAGTTAGAGAAAATCAGCTAGGTATTGATGATTTGATTTATCCACTTTTTGTGGTAAATGGAAGTGGAGTAAAGGAAGAAATAGAGTCTTTACCTGGCTGTTATCATCTATCAATTGACCTTTTATTAAAAGAGATTGAAGAAATTTATAATTTAGGCATTAAAGGCATCCTATTATTTGGAATACCTGCTGAAAAAGATGAAGTGGGTAGCCTAGCATATTCAGATCAAGGTATAGTACAAAAGGCTATTAGAAAAATAAAAGAAGAATATCCAGATTTATTGGTGATATCAGATATATGTCTTTGTGGCTATACAGATCATGGTCACTGTGGAATAATAAAGGATGAAAATATTGATAATGATCATACTCTAGATGTCTTATCGCAAATTGCCTTATCACATGCCCGGGCAGGGGTAGATATAGTGGCACCGTCAGATATGATGGATGGTAGAGTAGCTGCTATTCGTAGAAGCCTAGATGCTGAAGGGTTTAAAAATACAGCTATCATGAGTTATAGTGTGAAATATGCCTCAGCATTTTATGGGCCATTTCGTGAAGCTGCTCATTCTGCTCCACAATTTGGTGATCGTACTAGCTATCAAATGGATTTTGCCAATAGCAGGGAAGCTATAAGAGAGATAAAGCTTGATGAAGAAGAAGGAGCAGATATTTTGATGGTGAAACCTGCTCTGTCCTATCTGGATATTATCCAACAGCTTAAAGCAAAGAGTAATTTGCCAGTAGCAGCCTATAGTGTAAGCGGAGAGTATGCAATGATAAAGATGGCAGCTAAAGAAGGACTTTGTGATGAAAAAGCAATGATGATTGAGGTACTTACTTCAATTAAAAGAGCTGGAGCTGATATCATTATTACTT
Protein-coding sequences here:
- a CDS encoding Lrp/AsnC family transcriptional regulator codes for the protein MRRTIDNSNKKRLDDIDKKLLTMAQREFPILSNPYQQLGEKLGISAREVIERLKILKDSSYIRRLGGIFSSKKLGYISTLVAVKVADEEFYNVAEKINQYPGVTHNYRRNHKFNLWFTLIASNQESLDKQLSEIEKIEGIEVLRNLPAKEFFKLGVKLNLAKEVHDESRA
- the hemB gene encoding porphobilinogen synthase — translated: MLNRPRRLRTNKGIRSLVRENQLGIDDLIYPLFVVNGSGVKEEIESLPGCYHLSIDLLLKEIEEIYNLGIKGILLFGIPAEKDEVGSLAYSDQGIVQKAIRKIKEEYPDLLVISDICLCGYTDHGHCGIIKDENIDNDHTLDVLSQIALSHARAGVDIVAPSDMMDGRVAAIRRSLDAEGFKNTAIMSYSVKYASAFYGPFREAAHSAPQFGDRTSYQMDFANSREAIREIKLDEEEGADILMVKPALSYLDIIQQLKAKSNLPVAAYSVSGEYAMIKMAAKEGLCDEKAMMIEVLTSIKRAGADIIITYYAKDLARELNL
- a CDS encoding bifunctional precorrin-2 dehydrogenase/sirohydrochlorin ferrochelatase; translated protein: MQERGDIIYYPLFINIEEKPCLIVGAGKIALKKAKKLMEYGAEVEILSSDIDEDFYQIIPDEKLIKKDYQKKYIKNKFMVIAATDDYQLNKKIAADAKEEGALFNAVDQIELCQFIVPAIVNRKDLQIAISTSGKSPALAGIIRRELESTFGSEYEDYLKELGVLREYIKDKVKDPKLRKDLLIKMAELVYERGSKNAESSQEIKD
- a CDS encoding Lrp/AsnC family transcriptional regulator; this translates as MNLELSQLDKRIIKAVQDDLPLIERPYKKLADDLGISEEELLLRLNILKDKGILRRMGAILYHRKAGYKYNGMGAWIVPANRIEELASLVLDYQEISHVYERVTYPDWPYNFFTMIHGQSKLEVEGIAQEISLKTGIKDYRILYSTEELKKTSMRYFFES